In Humulus lupulus chromosome 6, drHumLupu1.1, whole genome shotgun sequence, a single genomic region encodes these proteins:
- the LOC133784047 gene encoding putative clathrin assembly protein At5g57200 isoform X1, giving the protein MGTFQSFRKAYGALKDTTKVGLAKVNSEFKDLDIAIVKATNHVEYPPKERHVRSECRTFFERRKKMLWFDDFIKNAQMEIFSATSVVRPRADVAYCIHALAKRLSKTRNWIVAIKALIVIHRTLREGDPTFREELLNYSHKSHVLQISNFKDDSSPLAWDCSAWVRTYALFLEERMECFRVLKYDIETERLTKYSPGASKVHSRTRMLSRNELLDQLPALQQLLYRLIGCQPEGAAYSNYLIQYALALVLKESFKIYCAINDGIINLVDMFFDMSRHDAVKALDIYKRAGQQAENLADFYEYCKGLDLARNFQFPTLRQPPPSFLSTMEEYIKEAPQSGSVNKRLEYQEAEADQQSQKLEDPEENEKQDDKEKPVEEIVETVEESQPKEEAEALPLISMEETDFLGLHEVNSKALEIEESNALALAIIPPGNDSQSTSQSLDDLLGVPGWELALVMAPSSNTNHVVDSKLAGGFNKLLLDSLYEDESSRRQIHLQNAGYGQSGISIQNPFDQQDPFMMSNNIAPPTNVQMVLMAQQHQEQQQQNQQPMMLQQQPYQANTMMVPHQYSPQYPQQNQYSQQQPQHIGSSNPFGDPFSLPPSTAPQQGNHGLI; this is encoded by the exons ATGGGGACGTTTCAGAGCTTTAGGAAGGCTTATGGAGCTCTCAAGGACACCACCAAGGTTGGCCTTGCCAAGGTCAATAGTGAATTTAAG gaTTTGGATATTGCCATTGTCAAGGCTACCAATCACGTTGAATACCCTCCAAAAGAACGCCATGTTCGAAGTGAGTGTCGTACATTttttgaaagaagaaaaaaaatgttatgGTTTGATGATTTTATAAAAAATGCACAAATGG AAATCTTCTCGGCAACATCGGTGGTTCGTCCGCGGGCAGATGTGGCGTATTGCATCCATGCCCTGGCCAAGAGATTGTCCAAGACAAGAAATTGGATT GTGGCCATAAAGGCATTGATTGTGATTCATAGGACATTAAGAGAAGGTGATCCAACCTTCAGAGAGGAACTTCTGAACTATTCACATAAGTCACATGTTCTCCAAATATCAAACTTCAAAGATGACTCAAGCCCCCTCG CTTGGGACTGTTCTGCTTGGGTCCGGACCTATGCACTCTTTTTAGAGGAAAGAATGGAGTGTTTTAGAGTCTTGAAGTATGACATTGAGACGGAGCGTTTGACAAAATACTCCCCAGGAGCTTCCAAG GTACATAGCAGAACACGAATGTTGAGTCGTAACGAGCTGTTGGATCAGCTTCCTGCATTGCAGCAGCTTCTTTACCGTCTTATTGGGTGTCAG CCTGAAGGAGCAGCTTACAGCAATTACCTAATACAATATGCTTTGGCCCTG GTACTAAAAGAAAGCTTCAAAATATATTGTGCCATCAATGATGGAATTATAAATCTTGTAGATATG TTCTTTGATATGTCAAGACATGATGCAGTTAAAGCTCTGGATATTTACAAAAGAGCTGGCCAACAG GCTGAAAATCTTGCTGATTTTTATGAATATTGCAAGGGACTGGATCTTGCAAGGAATTTCCAATTTCCTACACTAAGACAG CCTCCTCCCTCGTTTCTGTCAACAATGGAGGAATATATTAAAGAAGCACCTCAATCAGGCTCTGTGAACAAGAGACTG GAGTATCAAGAGGCTGAGGCTGATCAGCAGTCTCAGAAACTTGAGGATCctgaagaaaatgaaaaacaaGATGATAAGGAAAAACCAGTAGAAGAAATAGTTGAAACAGTTGAAGAATCCCAACCAAAGGAAGAAGCTGAAGCTCTACCCTTGATATCAATGGAAGAGACTGATTTCCTG GGTCTGCACGAAGTAAACTCAAAAGCCTTGGAAATTGAAGAAAGCAATGCTTTGGCTCTTGCCATAATCCCACCTG GGAATGATTCACAATCTACAAGCCAGAGTTTGGATGATCTTCTTGGGGTACCAGGTTGGGAATTAGCCTTGGTTATGGCTCCAAGCAGCAATACTAATCATGTTGTTGACAGCAAATTG GCTGGTGGCTTCAACAAGTTACTACTTGATAGCTTGTATGAAGATGAATCATCCAGAAGACAAATACATCTGCAGAATGCCGGATATGGACAAAGTGGAATTAGTATCCAAAATCCTTTCGATCAACAGGACCCATTCATGATGTCAAACAACATAGCGCCCCCAACCAACGTTCAAATGGTACTAATGGCCCAGCAGCATCAGGAACAACAGCAGCAAAATCAACAACCAATGATGCTGCAACAACAACCATACCAAGCGAACACGATGATGGTACCACACCAGTACTCACCTCAATATCCTCAACAAAATCAGTATTCTCAACAACAGCCGCAGCATATAGGATCTTCAAATCCATTTGGAGACCCTTTCAGCTTACCTCCAAGTACAGCACCACAGCAGGGAAATCATGGTCTAATATAG
- the LOC133784047 gene encoding putative clathrin assembly protein At5g57200 isoform X2, whose translation MGTFQSFRKAYGALKDTTKVGLAKVNSEFKDLDIAIVKATNHVEYPPKERHVRKIFSATSVVRPRADVAYCIHALAKRLSKTRNWIVAIKALIVIHRTLREGDPTFREELLNYSHKSHVLQISNFKDDSSPLAWDCSAWVRTYALFLEERMECFRVLKYDIETERLTKYSPGASKVHSRTRMLSRNELLDQLPALQQLLYRLIGCQPEGAAYSNYLIQYALALVLKESFKIYCAINDGIINLVDMFFDMSRHDAVKALDIYKRAGQQAENLADFYEYCKGLDLARNFQFPTLRQPPPSFLSTMEEYIKEAPQSGSVNKRLEYQEAEADQQSQKLEDPEENEKQDDKEKPVEEIVETVEESQPKEEAEALPLISMEETDFLGLHEVNSKALEIEESNALALAIIPPGNDSQSTSQSLDDLLGVPGWELALVMAPSSNTNHVVDSKLAGGFNKLLLDSLYEDESSRRQIHLQNAGYGQSGISIQNPFDQQDPFMMSNNIAPPTNVQMVLMAQQHQEQQQQNQQPMMLQQQPYQANTMMVPHQYSPQYPQQNQYSQQQPQHIGSSNPFGDPFSLPPSTAPQQGNHGLI comes from the exons ATGGGGACGTTTCAGAGCTTTAGGAAGGCTTATGGAGCTCTCAAGGACACCACCAAGGTTGGCCTTGCCAAGGTCAATAGTGAATTTAAG gaTTTGGATATTGCCATTGTCAAGGCTACCAATCACGTTGAATACCCTCCAAAAGAACGCCATGTTCGAA AAATCTTCTCGGCAACATCGGTGGTTCGTCCGCGGGCAGATGTGGCGTATTGCATCCATGCCCTGGCCAAGAGATTGTCCAAGACAAGAAATTGGATT GTGGCCATAAAGGCATTGATTGTGATTCATAGGACATTAAGAGAAGGTGATCCAACCTTCAGAGAGGAACTTCTGAACTATTCACATAAGTCACATGTTCTCCAAATATCAAACTTCAAAGATGACTCAAGCCCCCTCG CTTGGGACTGTTCTGCTTGGGTCCGGACCTATGCACTCTTTTTAGAGGAAAGAATGGAGTGTTTTAGAGTCTTGAAGTATGACATTGAGACGGAGCGTTTGACAAAATACTCCCCAGGAGCTTCCAAG GTACATAGCAGAACACGAATGTTGAGTCGTAACGAGCTGTTGGATCAGCTTCCTGCATTGCAGCAGCTTCTTTACCGTCTTATTGGGTGTCAG CCTGAAGGAGCAGCTTACAGCAATTACCTAATACAATATGCTTTGGCCCTG GTACTAAAAGAAAGCTTCAAAATATATTGTGCCATCAATGATGGAATTATAAATCTTGTAGATATG TTCTTTGATATGTCAAGACATGATGCAGTTAAAGCTCTGGATATTTACAAAAGAGCTGGCCAACAG GCTGAAAATCTTGCTGATTTTTATGAATATTGCAAGGGACTGGATCTTGCAAGGAATTTCCAATTTCCTACACTAAGACAG CCTCCTCCCTCGTTTCTGTCAACAATGGAGGAATATATTAAAGAAGCACCTCAATCAGGCTCTGTGAACAAGAGACTG GAGTATCAAGAGGCTGAGGCTGATCAGCAGTCTCAGAAACTTGAGGATCctgaagaaaatgaaaaacaaGATGATAAGGAAAAACCAGTAGAAGAAATAGTTGAAACAGTTGAAGAATCCCAACCAAAGGAAGAAGCTGAAGCTCTACCCTTGATATCAATGGAAGAGACTGATTTCCTG GGTCTGCACGAAGTAAACTCAAAAGCCTTGGAAATTGAAGAAAGCAATGCTTTGGCTCTTGCCATAATCCCACCTG GGAATGATTCACAATCTACAAGCCAGAGTTTGGATGATCTTCTTGGGGTACCAGGTTGGGAATTAGCCTTGGTTATGGCTCCAAGCAGCAATACTAATCATGTTGTTGACAGCAAATTG GCTGGTGGCTTCAACAAGTTACTACTTGATAGCTTGTATGAAGATGAATCATCCAGAAGACAAATACATCTGCAGAATGCCGGATATGGACAAAGTGGAATTAGTATCCAAAATCCTTTCGATCAACAGGACCCATTCATGATGTCAAACAACATAGCGCCCCCAACCAACGTTCAAATGGTACTAATGGCCCAGCAGCATCAGGAACAACAGCAGCAAAATCAACAACCAATGATGCTGCAACAACAACCATACCAAGCGAACACGATGATGGTACCACACCAGTACTCACCTCAATATCCTCAACAAAATCAGTATTCTCAACAACAGCCGCAGCATATAGGATCTTCAAATCCATTTGGAGACCCTTTCAGCTTACCTCCAAGTACAGCACCACAGCAGGGAAATCATGGTCTAATATAG